ATATTCACCAAATCTCTTTTTACCTGATAAAATTAATATCAATCCAACTAACGAGCCTAAAAATGAGGCAAAAAATAGACTTATTAAGGTATATTGCCAGCTGGCTAAAAATACACCAATGACTGCCGCCAATTTAAAATCCCCGGCACCCATGCCTTCTTTTTTAAAAATAAAAGGGCTGATAATCACGATTAAAAAGATAATCCCTCCACCAACTAATCCTGCTATTAAAGAACTAATAAATATACCTTTAAAGTAACTTATTAAAAGTCCTATGATTATCATAGGATATGTTAGAACATTAAGGATTAATTGATGTTCGAAGTCGATAAAAGTAATAATGATAAGGACTGAAACAAATAAAAGATAAATAAAGAAATCAGGTGATTTCCCAAAAAATTGCCATAACAAAAGGAATAAAACAGGGGTTAAAATTTCGACGATGAGGTATCTTGGAGAGATTTGAACACCACAATAACGGCATTTACCTTTTAAAATGAGATAACTGATAATT
The bacterium DNA segment above includes these coding regions:
- a CDS encoding prepilin peptidase, encoding MIELIPSPFIQIIIFIFGALIGSFFNVCIYRLPIDESIVIPFSHCPNCKTKIKIWENIPIISYLILKGKCRYCGVQISPRYLIVEILTPVLFLLLWQFFGKSPDFFIYLLFVSVLIIITFIDFEHQLILNVLTYPMIIIGLLISYFKGIFISSLIAGLVGGGIIFLIVIISPFIFKKEGMGAGDFKLAAVIGVFLASWQYTLISLFFASFLGSLVGLILILSGKKRFGEYIPFGPYLVFGALIILFYGKNIIDWYNGITAGIN